Proteins encoded in a region of the Coprobacter tertius genome:
- a CDS encoding PCMD domain-containing protein produces MKHYIKNTAIGLCAVLFSGCISDDPMNPEADILSFDVKEDVGQIIPDLSAVPTQILVYYSKGDITHLTPIMTFTKGASVYPDPTEPQDFSRSVIYTVTSHNGKNTRVHKITFTKVSLSGYGFDNWVSDSRKHFVTPIEYDGENEIPFWDTSNRGAAIYATHQNSDEYPVHYTTQPGEVIKGGKAAVLETQQGPGNILGQQFIPIVAGSLFSGTFDPKDAMKDPLLCTKFGQPYTEIPQRMVGYYKYKAGENGYTEPNGNINLNRKDKCAIYAVFYKTDENLMTLDGTNILNHQNIVSIAMMPDDMLYQSKGDGMVSFDIPFEYQNGYTSEKIDFETNKYKLAVVFSSSFYGDHYEGSVGSRLVVDEVNIINENR; encoded by the coding sequence ATGAAACACTACATTAAGAATACAGCGATAGGGCTTTGTGCCGTCCTTTTTTCGGGATGTATAAGTGATGATCCGATGAATCCTGAAGCGGATATACTTTCATTCGATGTAAAAGAAGACGTAGGACAAATCATTCCTGATCTATCAGCTGTTCCAACTCAAATACTCGTGTACTATTCAAAAGGAGATATCACACATCTTACTCCGATAATGACTTTTACTAAAGGGGCAAGCGTATATCCCGATCCTACAGAACCGCAAGATTTCAGTCGTTCGGTAATATACACCGTCACCTCTCATAACGGTAAAAATACGAGAGTTCATAAAATTACTTTTACCAAAGTATCGTTGAGCGGATACGGATTTGATAATTGGGTGAGCGATTCCCGCAAGCATTTCGTAACTCCCATCGAATATGACGGAGAAAATGAAATTCCATTTTGGGATACGAGCAACCGTGGCGCCGCTATTTATGCGACTCATCAAAACTCTGACGAATATCCCGTACATTACACGACCCAACCCGGTGAAGTGATTAAAGGTGGAAAAGCGGCTGTTTTGGAAACTCAACAAGGCCCGGGTAATATTCTCGGTCAGCAATTTATACCGATTGTCGCAGGTTCTCTTTTTTCAGGAACTTTCGATCCTAAAGACGCGATGAAAGACCCTTTATTATGCACAAAATTCGGACAACCTTATACCGAAATTCCTCAACGCATGGTCGGTTATTATAAATATAAAGCCGGTGAAAACGGTTATACCGAACCTAACGGGAACATAAATCTCAACCGTAAAGATAAATGCGCCATATATGCGGTATTTTACAAAACCGATGAGAATCTTATGACACTCGACGGAACCAACATTCTAAATCATCAGAATATCGTATCTATCGCGATGATGCCTGATGATATGTTATACCAGTCGAAAGGAGACGGTATGGTATCTTTCGATATTCCGTTTGAATATCAAAACGGATATACTTCTGAAAAAATAGATTTCGAAACAAATAAATATAAACTGGCAGTGGTATTTTCATCGAGTTTCTATGGCGACCACTACGAAGGTTCTGTCGGCAGCCGCCTTGTTGTAGATGAAGTAAATATAATTAATGAAAACCGATAA